The DNA segment GATTGGAAAAGATTTCGAAATATTTGTTATTGATGAAGATGAGGATGTAAGAAAAAAGGTTATTAAGAATAAGGCTAATTTCGTTCATGGAGACCCAACCAGAATTAAAGATCTGGAAAAGGCCAATGTAAAAGGTGCTAAATCTATAATTGTAGATATGGAATCAGATTCGCACACTATTCACTGTATTCTGGGCATTAGAAAACTGGATAAAAAAGTTAGAATCATTGCTGAGGCCCAAAGATACGAGAATATTGAACAGATCAAATTGGCCGGGGCCAGCCAAGTTATTTCTCCATTTGTAATCTCCGGTCGTTTGATGTATAAAAGTATTCAAGACGGCTACGAGGCCATGTTTGTTCAAGAGGTTCTAGCCGAAAAAAGTGATAGAGAAATGAAAGAAGTTAAAGTGCATTTTGGTTGTTCATTAATTGGTCAAACCATTTTAGAAGCTGATATTCACGAAAAAACAGGTGTTGTTGTGTTGGGAGTGGGTGAAGAAGGAGATCTCATTATTGACCCTCCTAGAGAATTTGTAATTAAGGAAGGAGATATAATTTTAGGGGTGGGCAAACCTGAAGAATTTACAAAACTGGAAACATGTCTTAGGACATGATTTAATTTTTATTTTTTAAAAAAACCAATATTTTACTTATTTTTTTATATTTCCTGCCCAAAATTAAAATTAAAATTAAAATTCTCATTTTCATTTCAATTCATTCTATTCCATTTTTAATTAATTTAATCTTTAATTTCTACTAAAATCAAGATTAATCTTTTTCAATGGTGTAATTAATAGATTTCCATTGATATTATTAGTTTTAAATACAAATGGTATTATATTAACTCCCTTTTCTTGAGCTTCTTGTAGTGCTCTAGAAAAATCAGGGTCAGTATCATTATTGGGAGAGAATACTTTTGCATCTTCTTTAAGAATTAAAAATAGAACTGAAGATTTAAATCCCTGATCTAGGGCAGATATAAGTTCTTCCACATGCTTTTTTCCTCGGATAGTCGGCGCATCTGGGAAACGGGCCCACTCATCTTCAACTAAAGTGCATCCTTTCACTTCCACCAGCATTTTTTTTGAGTGGGGAATAGAATCGCCCACGGGTTTTAATAAAAAGTCTAAGCGGCTATTTCCAAATGTATACTCTCTTCTTTCAATTGAATATCCATTAAACTCATCAACCAGTCCAGATTCAATTAATTCTGCCGCCAAATCGCTGTGGAATCCAGAATTTATCAAAACCCATAAATTATCTTTAAAAACACCTATAACATCAAACTTCGTTTTTCTTTTGGGATTTGCCTTCGCTTTCCTAAGAATTAATTTGACACCTGGGTAAAGAAGCTCTTTCAACCGTCCAGGATCTCTAAGATGTGCTAATTTAGGATCAGTATCTTTAGAATCGCCAAGGTCTTGGAAAAGGACAGTAAATCTGTTGGGCCTCTCCAAAAATGCTCCTTCAATTAATTCTTTTATTTGCATGAATCGGTTTCCTATTAATTATTAATTTAAATTTTAAAATTTAAAATCATCTAAAACCATTATAAAATCATGGGCCTTTTTTTCGGTAAGATTAAATGCCTCATAACGGTAAGTTTCATAAACAATGGTTGGAATGCCGTTTTTTATCAGTGGCTCACTTATATAAGGGGCGCTGGTAGGTTCATTGCTTCGAGGAGGTATGTAATAACTCAAACCTGGCAAATTTTTAGCCAGAAAATTTGCGACCAGCAATGATTTATTATTGGGAATAGCCGTGAATACAAAAGT comes from the Methanobacteriales archaeon HGW-Methanobacteriales-1 genome and includes:
- a CDS encoding calcium-gated potassium channel mthK — its product is MVVILQIIKKNFPKVIKLPVIKILMLVLAVIAYTTIGFHFIEGTTWTESIYWTFVTIGTVGYGDFSPKTALGMYFTITVIIFGIGTFALAVETLLEFLVKRQQLRLMGLVNVERSNHVVICGWTESTMECIKEIGKDFEIFVIDEDEDVRKKVIKNKANFVHGDPTRIKDLEKANVKGAKSIIVDMESDSHTIHCILGIRKLDKKVRIIAEAQRYENIEQIKLAGASQVISPFVISGRLMYKSIQDGYEAMFVQEVLAEKSDREMKEVKVHFGCSLIGQTILEADIHEKTGVVVLGVGEEGDLIIDPPREFVIKEGDIILGVGKPEEFTKLETCLRT
- the sfsA gene encoding DNA/RNA nuclease SfsA produces the protein MQIKELIEGAFLERPNRFTVLFQDLGDSKDTDPKLAHLRDPGRLKELLYPGVKLILRKAKANPKRKTKFDVIGVFKDNLWVLINSGFHSDLAAELIESGLVDEFNGYSIERREYTFGNSRLDFLLKPVGDSIPHSKKMLVEVKGCTLVEDEWARFPDAPTIRGKKHVEELISALDQGFKSSVLFLILKEDAKVFSPNNDTDPDFSRALQEAQEKGVNIIPFVFKTNNINGNLLITPLKKINLDFSRN